A single window of Treponema denticola ATCC 35405 DNA harbors:
- a CDS encoding aspartyl protease family protein, with the protein MKQNQCKLIKMLSASLIFFCFFSGIFAQNEAECEKAVQAVAEACNEKSVTNVLPYLAEDFSIAGQSGNRAKAILQQLLAGVGTVISYEKTESFMEDGKLILKYSIEYSQVGKKESVFIFNKDNLIVEAELMKIKVKTLSSEERTIEYNTNKITSIPFIFAGNLPLVDVLLEGESRLFLLDSGAPFSILNSKYIEGLNTGTKKLGSFQDVSGNVSSPNMDITNVKELEFAGSKIKNQKIVVLDMTRLEQSLKTDGIYGLIGYDMLKEYDVFLDYQKKQLTLIRPDSYDSFIKANTLKVDSKIPCKMAGHIPAIEVSIGNKIYKLGLDTGAEFNLLDSFYFNELEPSLTNKEKTELSGAGGIKQEIYQAELKTMKIGGKTYKNVKTVFSDISHLRKKPDSYDGLLGYPFFSAQPTLISYKRGEIILFK; encoded by the coding sequence ATGAAACAAAATCAATGTAAATTAATTAAGATGTTAAGTGCTTCCTTAATATTTTTTTGTTTTTTCAGCGGCATATTTGCACAGAATGAAGCTGAATGTGAAAAAGCCGTCCAAGCGGTTGCGGAAGCTTGTAACGAAAAATCCGTAACGAATGTGCTGCCTTATTTGGCTGAAGATTTTTCAATTGCAGGACAGAGCGGTAATAGGGCAAAAGCAATTTTACAGCAATTATTGGCCGGAGTGGGGACGGTAATTTCCTATGAAAAAACAGAAAGCTTTATGGAAGACGGAAAACTTATTTTAAAATACTCAATTGAATATTCTCAAGTAGGAAAGAAAGAGTCCGTATTTATTTTCAATAAGGATAATTTAATTGTCGAAGCTGAACTTATGAAAATAAAAGTAAAAACTTTGTCTTCAGAAGAACGAACTATAGAGTACAATACAAATAAAATCACTTCCATTCCTTTTATATTTGCAGGAAATCTGCCGTTGGTAGACGTATTGCTTGAAGGTGAAAGCAGATTGTTTTTATTAGACAGCGGTGCTCCTTTTTCCATTTTAAATTCAAAGTACATTGAAGGATTAAACACGGGCACAAAAAAACTTGGTAGTTTTCAGGATGTCAGCGGTAATGTTTCAAGTCCGAATATGGATATAACAAACGTAAAAGAATTGGAATTCGCCGGTAGTAAAATAAAAAATCAAAAAATAGTAGTTCTTGATATGACTCGTCTTGAACAGAGTTTAAAAACGGACGGCATATACGGATTAATAGGCTATGATATGTTAAAAGAATATGATGTCTTTTTAGATTATCAAAAAAAGCAGTTGACACTTATAAGACCGGATTCGTATGATAGTTTTATAAAAGCTAATACATTAAAAGTAGATTCAAAAATTCCGTGTAAAATGGCAGGTCATATTCCGGCTATTGAAGTATCGATTGGAAACAAAATCTATAAATTGGGGCTCGATACCGGAGCTGAATTCAATTTACTCGACAGCTTTTATTTTAATGAATTAGAACCGTCCTTAACAAACAAAGAAAAAACCGAACTGAGCGGGGCAGGCGGAATTAAACAGGAAATATATCAAGCGGAATTAAAAACAATGAAGATAGGCGGTAAAACATATAAAAATGTAAAAACCGTATTTTCCGATATTTCTCATTTACGAAAAAAGCCCGATAGTTATGACGGACTTTTAGGCTATCCGTTTTTCTCCGCCCAACCGACTCTTATAAGCTATAAACGGGGAGAAATTATTTTGTTTAAATAA
- a CDS encoding SIMPL domain-containing protein: protein MEIRNESKIEIIKLSMILFTIIISLIVLSKTFLERNKESEVIQVTGLGTKDFESDLIVWSGSFSQTDIDLKNAYERLQLDQNKIIDFLKKRNVSTNEYLFSAVVIDKEYETIYDMDKNQKRLFKGYRLMQDIKIESNEVEKIETISREITELINMGVEFYSSKPQYYYTKLTELKKELIEYATENAKTRAETIASKSGFKLGRLKNANMGVFQIIARNSNEDYSWEGTFNTTSKQKTATITMKLQFGIQ, encoded by the coding sequence ATGGAAATAAGAAATGAATCTAAGATTGAAATTATAAAACTTTCTATGATTCTATTTACAATTATTATATCATTAATTGTTTTATCAAAGACATTTTTGGAAAGAAATAAAGAGAGTGAAGTAATCCAAGTAACAGGTTTGGGAACAAAAGATTTTGAATCTGATTTGATTGTATGGTCTGGTTCATTTTCACAGACTGATATTGATTTAAAAAATGCGTATGAGCGATTGCAGCTTGATCAAAATAAAATAATAGACTTTCTAAAAAAGCGAAATGTGTCAACAAATGAATATTTATTTTCAGCAGTAGTAATTGATAAGGAATATGAAACAATATATGACATGGATAAAAACCAAAAACGTCTTTTTAAGGGATATCGCTTAATGCAAGATATAAAGATTGAATCAAACGAAGTAGAGAAAATAGAAACTATTTCACGAGAAATTACAGAGTTAATCAATATGGGGGTTGAATTCTATTCATCTAAACCACAATATTATTATACGAAACTGACTGAATTGAAAAAAGAATTAATTGAATATGCAACTGAAAATGCAAAAACTAGAGCAGAAACAATAGCGAGTAAATCAGGATTTAAACTAGGACGATTGAAGAATGCAAATATGGGTGTATTTCAAATAATAGCTAGAAATTCAAATGAAGATTATTCTTGGGAGGGAACTTTTAATACTACATCAAAACAAAAGACCGCAACAATAACAATGAAATTACAATTTGGAATACAATAG